A section of the Gloeobacter violaceus PCC 7421 genome encodes:
- the psbC gene encoding photosystem II reaction center protein CP43 — METRFDQSFDAQNIRVRQEDYAWWAGNARLINLSGKLLGAHVAHAGLIVFWTGAMTLFELAHFETAKPMYEQGLILLPHLATLGWGLGTGANGFQVVDTWPYFVVGVLHLISSAVLGFGGIYHSIWGPDILSGFFGYDWKDKNKMTTILGIHLILLGIGCFLLVAKACWFGGIYDPWFFDNNNQWAGQVRTVTNPTLDPTVIFGYVLKSPFGGDGWIISVDNLEDIIGGHIWIGAVCIAGGIWHIVTKPFGWAQRSFIWSGEAYLSYSLGALSLMGFIASAYVWFNNTAYPSEFYGPTEMEASHAQNFVFMARDIKLGTDIGAAQGPTGLGKYLMRSPSGQVIYGGETMRFWSIKTPLDEMLKEGVEIQNNKLVYPVGGTTGYSVEKIMTEIQPWQIRRAAEYMTHAAIGSLNSVGGVATEINTINYTSPRIWLSGSHFILGFFLLIGHLWHAGRARAANAGFEKGIVRGTEGA, encoded by the coding sequence GTGGAAACGCGCTTTGATCAGTCGTTTGACGCGCAAAATATTCGCGTCAGACAAGAAGACTACGCCTGGTGGGCGGGCAATGCCCGGCTCATCAACCTGTCCGGTAAGCTCCTCGGAGCGCACGTCGCCCATGCAGGCTTGATCGTGTTCTGGACGGGTGCTATGACCCTGTTCGAACTGGCCCACTTTGAGACGGCCAAGCCGATGTACGAGCAGGGCCTGATTCTCCTGCCGCACCTTGCCACCCTGGGTTGGGGCCTCGGCACCGGCGCGAACGGCTTCCAGGTGGTAGACACCTGGCCCTACTTCGTCGTTGGTGTGCTCCACCTGATTTCTTCGGCGGTGCTCGGTTTCGGCGGCATCTACCACTCGATCTGGGGGCCGGACATCCTGTCGGGCTTCTTCGGCTACGACTGGAAAGACAAGAACAAGATGACCACCATCCTGGGCATCCACCTGATCCTGCTTGGGATCGGTTGCTTCCTGCTGGTGGCCAAGGCCTGCTGGTTTGGCGGCATCTACGACCCCTGGTTCTTCGACAACAACAACCAGTGGGCCGGCCAGGTGCGCACCGTCACCAATCCGACCCTCGACCCGACGGTCATCTTCGGCTACGTCCTGAAGAGCCCCTTCGGCGGCGACGGCTGGATCATCTCGGTGGATAACCTTGAGGACATCATCGGCGGCCACATCTGGATCGGTGCTGTCTGCATCGCGGGCGGCATCTGGCATATCGTCACCAAGCCGTTCGGCTGGGCGCAGCGCTCGTTCATCTGGTCGGGCGAAGCGTACCTGTCCTACTCGCTCGGTGCCCTGTCGCTGATGGGCTTCATCGCCAGTGCCTACGTTTGGTTCAACAACACCGCCTATCCCTCCGAGTTCTACGGTCCTACCGAAATGGAGGCCAGCCACGCCCAGAACTTCGTGTTCATGGCGCGCGACATCAAGCTCGGCACCGACATCGGTGCGGCCCAGGGTCCGACCGGCCTTGGCAAGTACCTGATGCGTTCGCCCTCGGGCCAGGTGATTTACGGCGGTGAAACCATGCGCTTCTGGTCGATCAAGACCCCCCTTGACGAGATGCTCAAGGAAGGTGTTGAGATCCAGAACAACAAGCTGGTCTATCCCGTAGGCGGCACCACCGGCTACTCGGTCGAGAAGATCATGACCGAGATCCAGCCCTGGCAGATCCGTCGCGCCGCCGAGTACATGACCCACGCGGCCATCGGCTCGCTCAACTCGGTGGGTGGTGTGGCGACTGAGATCAATACGATCAACTACACCTCGCCCCGCATCTGGCTGTCGGGAAGCCACTTCATCCTGGGCTTCTTCCTGCTGATTGGTCACCTGTGGCACGCCGGTCGCGCCCGGGCCGCCAACGCCGGCTTCGAGAAGGGCATCGTCCGCGGCACCGAAGGAGCCTAA
- the psbA gene encoding photosystem II q(b) protein produces the protein MTATLERRSSQGLWDRFADWVTSTNNRFYVGWFGVLMIPTLLSATICFVVAFVAAPPVDMDGIREPISGSLLYGNNIITGAVIPSSNAIGLHFYPIWEAASMDEWLYNGGPYQLVVFHFLIGVFCYLGREWELSYRLGLRPWICIAYSAPVAAAAAVFLIYPIGQGSFSDGMPLGISGTFNFMFVFQAEHNILNHPFHMLGVAGVFGGSLFSAMHGSLVTSSLIRETSMEESQNYGYKFGQEEETYNIIAAHGYFGRLIFQYASFNNSRSLHFFLAAWPVIGIWFTALGISVMAFNLNGFNFNSSIVDSQGRAIYTWADIVNRANLGMEVMHERNAHNFPLDLAGTESAPVAVGNADLNG, from the coding sequence ATGACTGCAACTCTTGAACGTCGTTCTTCACAAGGGCTGTGGGACCGCTTCGCCGATTGGGTGACCTCCACCAACAACCGCTTCTACGTTGGTTGGTTCGGCGTCCTGATGATCCCCACCCTGCTTTCTGCGACGATTTGCTTCGTCGTCGCTTTTGTCGCCGCCCCGCCGGTGGACATGGACGGCATCCGCGAGCCGATTTCCGGTTCGCTGCTGTACGGCAACAACATCATCACCGGGGCGGTGATCCCGTCTTCCAACGCCATCGGCCTGCACTTCTACCCAATTTGGGAAGCGGCTTCGATGGACGAGTGGCTCTACAACGGCGGCCCCTACCAGCTGGTGGTCTTCCATTTTCTCATTGGGGTGTTTTGCTACCTGGGCCGCGAGTGGGAGCTCAGCTACCGTTTGGGCCTGCGTCCGTGGATCTGCATCGCCTACAGTGCTCCTGTGGCGGCGGCGGCGGCGGTCTTCTTGATTTACCCGATTGGCCAGGGCAGCTTCAGTGACGGTATGCCGTTGGGTATTTCGGGCACGTTCAACTTCATGTTTGTTTTTCAGGCGGAGCACAACATTCTGAACCATCCCTTCCACATGCTGGGGGTGGCGGGTGTGTTCGGCGGTTCGCTGTTCAGTGCGATGCACGGTTCGCTGGTGACTTCTTCATTGATTCGTGAGACGTCGATGGAAGAGTCCCAGAACTACGGATACAAGTTTGGCCAGGAAGAGGAGACGTACAACATCATTGCGGCGCATGGTTACTTTGGCCGTTTGATTTTCCAGTACGCCAGCTTCAACAACAGCCGCAGTTTGCACTTTTTCTTGGCAGCGTGGCCGGTGATTGGGATTTGGTTCACGGCGCTGGGCATCAGTGTGATGGCGTTCAACCTGAACGGCTTCAACTTCAACAGCAGCATCGTGGATTCTCAGGGTCGTGCGATATACACGTGGGCGGACATCGTCAACCGAGCGAATTTGGGAATGGAAGTGATGCACGAGCGCAATGCTCACAACTTCCCCTTGGATTTGGCTGGAACGGAGTCGGCTCCGGTGGCGGTGGGCAACGCCGACCTCAACGGCTAA
- a CDS encoding M23 family metallopeptidase yields MPPRLSSALLCAVLIAALGIPWAVSASQEAMGSAVSLIDPASPQVLPEAIPIPAAPLRLKISRPSPRRLPKPPRVGARPAQAAVPLAVAAPLLDSLVPVEVPEATTEALVSPLSVAAPVIAPFGERIHLLTGAVTFHRGIDLAAAQGTPVAAAAAGLVLAAGATGPLGNAVVLGHSEGGRSRYGHLQEVLVRPGEWVQKGAPIGRVGSSGLATAPYLHFEYWRKSATATWQAIDPATLLSL; encoded by the coding sequence ATGCCTCCACGGCTCTCTAGTGCCCTGTTGTGCGCAGTCCTGATCGCTGCTCTGGGCATTCCCTGGGCGGTGTCGGCTTCTCAAGAAGCGATGGGCAGTGCTGTCAGCCTGATTGACCCGGCAAGCCCTCAAGTACTTCCGGAGGCGATCCCTATCCCTGCTGCGCCGCTACGCCTGAAGATCAGCCGTCCCAGCCCGCGCCGTCTGCCCAAACCACCGCGCGTGGGAGCCCGCCCCGCCCAGGCCGCTGTGCCCCTGGCAGTTGCCGCTCCGCTGCTCGACTCGCTGGTGCCGGTAGAGGTGCCGGAAGCTACTACCGAAGCTCTGGTCTCACCTTTATCCGTGGCGGCGCCTGTGATTGCTCCATTCGGTGAGCGCATCCACCTGCTGACCGGGGCGGTCACCTTTCACCGCGGTATCGACCTGGCTGCGGCCCAGGGAACGCCTGTGGCGGCGGCGGCGGCCGGATTGGTGCTGGCGGCCGGTGCGACGGGTCCGCTAGGAAACGCCGTGGTGCTGGGCCACAGCGAGGGAGGGCGAAGCCGCTACGGGCATTTGCAGGAGGTTTTGGTCCGGCCGGGCGAATGGGTGCAAAAAGGAGCCCCGATCGGCCGGGTCGGCAGCAGCGGCCTGGCCACGGCTCCTTACCTGCATTTTGAGTACTGGCGCAAGTCGGCCACAGCGACCTGGCAGGCCATCGATCCGGCAACCCTCCTTTCGCTGTAG
- a CDS encoding DUF6679 family protein, whose product MLHRKLYQICQDKLDVCLFLRDQGRWLEQVRILDIEGDVVTVRYTTDDEDEIASWEEIIRIDNIGSVTRKLSTLSKRHDSAMLIAEDCPESER is encoded by the coding sequence CCAGGACAAACTCGATGTGTGCCTCTTTTTGCGCGACCAGGGACGCTGGCTGGAGCAGGTACGCATCCTTGACATCGAAGGCGACGTGGTGACCGTGCGCTACACCACCGACGATGAAGACGAAATTGCCTCCTGGGAAGAAATCATTCGCATCGACAATATCGGCTCGGTGACGCGCAAGCTGTCGACTCTCTCCAAGCGCCACGACAGTGCGATGCTTATTGCCGAAGACTGCCCCGAGTCGGAACGCTAG
- the thyX gene encoding FAD-dependent thymidylate synthase, whose amino-acid sequence MTNAHTLKLKDIAGKDPGVIRVLDQGFIQLVDYMPSDYPFGQVVEGATAGDIAIVAAARVSYGTVTKGTDADRKLIEFLLRHGHTSPLEMVEFKFIVKAPVVMWWQHVRHRIQEMNFQSGRYTPYPENEFYLPEKLRAQDKVNKQGSVLVDFLSSDEERALLEELRAHYEAGFSLYKKMLAKGVAKEMARLALPGWALYHTAYVKMNAHALMHYLAKRTEPDAQYEIRVYAQAMERIFAEKLPWVHDTWRNSRGAAM is encoded by the coding sequence ATGACCAACGCCCACACGCTCAAGCTCAAAGACATCGCCGGCAAAGATCCGGGCGTCATCCGCGTCCTCGACCAGGGCTTTATCCAGCTGGTGGATTACATGCCCTCCGACTACCCCTTCGGCCAGGTCGTCGAAGGCGCCACTGCCGGGGACATCGCCATCGTGGCCGCCGCCCGGGTCTCCTACGGTACGGTTACCAAGGGAACCGATGCCGACCGCAAGCTTATCGAGTTTCTCCTGCGCCACGGCCATACCAGTCCGCTGGAGATGGTCGAATTCAAATTCATCGTCAAAGCACCGGTGGTGATGTGGTGGCAGCACGTCCGACATCGCATCCAAGAAATGAATTTTCAGTCGGGACGGTATACCCCTTACCCTGAGAACGAGTTCTATCTGCCCGAGAAACTGCGCGCCCAGGACAAGGTCAACAAGCAAGGCTCGGTGCTGGTGGACTTTTTGAGCAGTGACGAAGAGCGGGCATTGCTCGAAGAATTGAGAGCGCACTACGAGGCAGGCTTTTCCTTATATAAGAAGATGCTTGCCAAAGGAGTGGCCAAAGAAATGGCGCGTCTCGCCCTGCCGGGTTGGGCACTCTACCACACCGCCTACGTCAAGATGAACGCCCATGCGCTGATGCACTACCTGGCCAAGCGCACCGAACCCGATGCCCAGTACGAAATCCGGGTTTACGCCCAGGCCATGGAGCGTATATTCGCCGAAAAGCTTCCCTGGGTGCATGACACCTGGCGCAATAGCCGGGGTGCGGCGATGTGA
- the psbD gene encoding photosystem II D2 protein (photosystem q(a) protein), which yields MTIAVGRSEQSQGWFDALDDWLKKDRFVFIGWSGLLFFPTAYLAVGAWLTGTTFVTSWFTHGLASSYLEGGNFLTVAVSSPADAMGHSLLLLWGPEAQGDFTRWCQIGGLWAFISFHGALALMGFMLRQFEIARLIGIRPYNAIAFSAPIAVFVSVFLMYPLGQHSWFFGPSYGVNGIFRFLLFFQGFHNWTLNPFHMMGVAGVLGGALLCAIHGATVENTLFEDGEAPNTFKAFDPAQEEETYSMILANRFWSQIFGIAFSNKRWLHFFMLFVPVTGLWMASIGIIGVALNLRAYEFVSQEIRAAQDPEFETLYTANILINEGIRAWMGPYDQNYDETLKFPEEVLPRGNAL from the coding sequence ATGACCATCGCTGTAGGAAGAAGTGAGCAGAGCCAAGGGTGGTTCGACGCCCTTGACGACTGGCTCAAGAAGGACCGCTTCGTTTTCATCGGTTGGTCCGGCCTGCTGTTCTTCCCCACTGCTTACCTCGCCGTGGGTGCCTGGCTGACCGGCACGACCTTCGTCACCTCCTGGTTTACCCATGGGCTCGCCAGCTCCTACCTTGAAGGTGGCAACTTCCTGACCGTCGCCGTCAGCTCGCCTGCCGACGCGATGGGTCACTCGCTGCTTCTGCTGTGGGGTCCTGAAGCCCAGGGTGACTTTACCCGCTGGTGCCAGATTGGCGGGCTTTGGGCGTTTATCTCCTTTCACGGCGCTCTGGCGTTGATGGGCTTCATGCTCCGCCAGTTCGAAATTGCTCGCCTGATCGGCATCCGTCCTTACAACGCGATCGCCTTCTCGGCTCCGATCGCCGTGTTCGTTTCGGTCTTCTTGATGTACCCGCTGGGCCAGCACTCCTGGTTCTTCGGCCCCAGCTACGGCGTCAACGGCATCTTCCGCTTCTTGCTGTTCTTCCAGGGCTTCCACAACTGGACGCTGAACCCCTTCCACATGATGGGTGTGGCGGGTGTGCTCGGTGGTGCCCTGCTGTGCGCCATCCACGGCGCCACGGTCGAGAACACCCTGTTTGAAGACGGCGAAGCGCCCAACACCTTCAAGGCCTTCGACCCCGCCCAAGAAGAAGAGACCTACTCGATGATCCTGGCAAACCGCTTCTGGAGCCAGATCTTCGGTATCGCCTTCTCCAACAAGCGCTGGCTGCACTTCTTCATGCTGTTCGTGCCCGTCACCGGTCTGTGGATGGCTTCCATCGGCATTATCGGTGTGGCCCTGAACCTGCGGGCTTACGAGTTCGTTTCCCAGGAAATCCGCGCTGCGCAGGATCCTGAGTTTGAGACTCTCTACACCGCGAACATTCTGATCAACGAAGGTATCCGCGCCTGGATGGGTCCCTACGACCAGAACTACGACGAGACGCTCAAGTTCCCTGAAGAGGTGCTGCCCCGTGGAAACGCGCTTTGA
- a CDS encoding ABC transporter ATP-binding protein, with the protein MAWLPENYRRLIPYVAPHRRVIFAALASMIGFVSTMPLLAYMVGRLTKFLGEGNLSAITELAWITFGVFVVRGIFQYGQDTLMAKAALQAITDLRARVYAHLQSLDLASFASQRTGDLTVRLTSDIDKLGEILRRFFNQFIPCVLTIIAVVSYLIYLNWQLTLVTLVVSPLIGWLFGWFGNKLADLSRTSQEQIADLSSRLYEIFSAIRIIRAFAAEDYEQRRFGELSDENRLARFRTEQIKAIQYPVIGLMQALGVLLVFWVGAWQISAGNLPAFEFASFATGIGLLLDPVRMITENLNELRQAGASADRVFELFDLKPTVLQAPDAVPLSPVKGRIEFSNIDFSYADDRPVLNNVNLRVEPGEVVALVGPSGSGKSSLVNLLPRFYDPQQGTVRIDGTDVRAVTFKSLRRQIGIVPQETLLFSGTIAQNIAYGCDEADIKGMLDRIVRAAKIANAHEFIQDLPGGYDAKVSEGGRGLSGGQRQRIAIARAVLLDPKILILDEATSALDNESEALVQEALNRLMQDRTVIIVAHRLSTIRDADRILVLERGRIIEAGNHLSLIDSGGVYAALYNRQFERASV; encoded by the coding sequence ATGGCCTGGTTACCAGAAAACTATCGCCGCCTGATACCCTATGTTGCGCCGCACCGGCGCGTGATTTTCGCGGCGCTGGCCTCGATGATCGGGTTTGTTTCGACGATGCCGCTGTTGGCCTACATGGTTGGGCGGCTGACCAAATTTTTGGGTGAGGGCAATCTCTCGGCGATTACGGAGCTTGCCTGGATCACCTTTGGGGTGTTCGTGGTGCGCGGTATTTTTCAGTACGGCCAGGACACTCTGATGGCCAAAGCCGCTCTGCAGGCGATCACCGACTTGCGCGCGCGCGTCTACGCCCACTTGCAGTCGCTGGATCTGGCGAGTTTTGCTTCCCAGCGCACGGGGGATTTGACCGTGCGTTTGACCAGCGACATCGACAAACTTGGCGAAATTTTGCGGCGCTTCTTTAACCAGTTCATCCCCTGTGTGCTCACGATTATCGCGGTGGTGAGCTATCTCATCTACCTCAACTGGCAGTTGACCCTGGTGACGCTGGTGGTCTCCCCGCTCATCGGCTGGCTTTTCGGGTGGTTCGGCAACAAGCTGGCTGATTTGTCGCGCACCAGCCAGGAGCAGATCGCCGATTTGTCCTCGCGACTTTATGAAATTTTCAGTGCCATCCGCATCATCCGGGCTTTTGCCGCCGAAGATTACGAGCAGCGCCGTTTTGGCGAATTGTCCGATGAAAACCGGCTGGCGCGCTTTCGCACCGAACAGATCAAAGCCATCCAGTATCCGGTCATCGGTTTGATGCAGGCTCTGGGGGTGCTGTTGGTTTTCTGGGTAGGCGCCTGGCAGATTAGCGCCGGCAACCTGCCGGCTTTCGAATTTGCCTCTTTTGCCACCGGCATCGGCCTACTCCTTGATCCGGTGCGGATGATCACCGAGAACCTTAACGAGTTACGCCAGGCCGGTGCTTCTGCTGACCGGGTCTTCGAATTATTTGATTTGAAGCCGACCGTGTTGCAGGCGCCGGATGCCGTTCCCCTCAGTCCGGTCAAAGGACGCATCGAGTTTAGCAATATCGATTTTTCCTACGCCGACGATCGCCCGGTGCTCAACAATGTCAACTTGCGTGTCGAGCCGGGAGAGGTGGTTGCCCTAGTCGGTCCTTCCGGGTCCGGCAAGTCTTCGCTGGTGAATCTGCTGCCCCGCTTCTACGACCCACAGCAGGGCACCGTGCGCATCGATGGAACGGACGTGCGCGCGGTGACCTTCAAGAGCCTGCGCCGTCAGATCGGTATTGTGCCTCAAGAAACGCTGTTGTTCTCCGGCACCATCGCCCAGAACATTGCCTACGGCTGCGACGAGGCCGACATCAAGGGCATGCTGGACAGAATTGTCCGGGCGGCCAAGATTGCCAACGCCCACGAGTTTATTCAGGACTTGCCCGGGGGCTACGACGCGAAGGTGAGCGAGGGGGGACGGGGTTTATCCGGCGGTCAGCGCCAGCGCATCGCTATCGCCCGCGCCGTGCTGTTGGATCCGAAGATTTTGATCCTCGATGAAGCAACCAGCGCCCTTGACAACGAATCGGAGGCGCTGGTGCAAGAAGCGCTCAACCGTCTAATGCAAGATCGCACCGTGATCATCGTCGCCCATCGCCTGTCCACCATCCGCGACGCCGATCGCATCCTGGTGCTTGAGCGCGGCCGGATTATCGAGGCTGGGAATCATCTCAGCCTGATCGACAGCGGCGGCGTTTACGCGGCGCTCTACAACCGCCAGTTCGAACGCGCCTCGGTTTGA
- a CDS encoding RNA recognition motif domain-containing protein, whose amino-acid sequence MTIFVGNLPFSATEQEIAEAFAEYGEVKSVKIPTDRESGRPRGFAFVDMDEAAEAKAIEELDGATWNNRELRVNKAEPRPDRGGGGGGNRGGGGGGRDRRY is encoded by the coding sequence GTGACGATATTTGTTGGTAATCTGCCCTTTTCTGCCACCGAGCAGGAAATCGCCGAGGCTTTCGCTGAGTACGGTGAAGTGAAGTCGGTCAAGATCCCGACCGACCGTGAGAGCGGCCGTCCGCGCGGATTTGCTTTCGTCGACATGGACGAAGCGGCCGAGGCCAAGGCCATCGAAGAACTGGACGGAGCGACCTGGAATAACCGCGAGCTGCGCGTCAACAAAGCAGAACCCCGCCCCGACCGCGGCGGCGGTGGTGGTGGAAACCGTGGCGGCGGCGGCGGCGGCCGGGATCGCCGCTACTAA
- a CDS encoding DEAD/DEAH box helicase, with protein MTFADLQLHPDLVRAVEQLGFTQPTPIQTLAIPPALAGRDVLACAMTGSGKTAAFLLPILQQLIAQPRSTTRALVLTPTRELAGQIEMHLGQLARYSALRGASIIGGVSPEPQARAFHKGVEVLIGTPGRLLDHFDQPYARLANLEILVLDEADRMLEMGFLPDIRRILRHTGHRRQTLFFSATMPGPIAKLATEILRNPVTLNQERKAAPAVGITHSVYPVAQNLKSKFLLELLEREGMRQVIVFTRTKHRANRLSEYLSKARISCERIHGNRSQGQRTEALAGFKSGKYRVLVATDIASRGIDIEALGHVVNFDVPQAAEDYIHRVGRTARAERTGDAFTFVSPEEEDQLRAIERAIGKRLPRLTLLNFDYAVAPQGSRLSG; from the coding sequence ATGACTTTTGCTGATCTCCAATTGCACCCGGACCTGGTGCGCGCTGTTGAGCAATTGGGTTTTACCCAGCCCACGCCCATCCAGACTCTGGCCATACCACCGGCACTGGCGGGCCGCGATGTGCTCGCCTGCGCAATGACCGGCAGCGGCAAAACAGCCGCTTTTTTATTGCCGATTTTGCAGCAGCTCATTGCCCAGCCCCGCAGTACCACCCGGGCGCTGGTGCTGACACCGACGCGCGAACTGGCCGGCCAGATCGAGATGCACCTCGGCCAGCTTGCTCGCTACAGCGCCCTGCGCGGCGCCTCGATTATCGGCGGTGTGTCCCCTGAGCCCCAGGCGCGTGCTTTTCACAAGGGCGTCGAGGTGCTGATCGGCACACCGGGCCGTCTGCTCGACCACTTCGATCAGCCCTATGCCCGGCTTGCGAACCTGGAGATCCTGGTGCTCGATGAGGCCGACCGGATGCTGGAGATGGGTTTCTTGCCCGACATCCGCCGCATCCTCAGACACACGGGCCACCGTCGCCAGACGCTCTTTTTCTCTGCCACCATGCCGGGACCGATCGCCAAGCTCGCCACCGAAATTCTGCGCAACCCCGTTACCCTCAACCAGGAGCGCAAGGCCGCCCCGGCAGTCGGTATCACCCACAGCGTCTATCCGGTGGCCCAGAATCTTAAATCGAAGTTTTTGCTGGAATTGCTGGAGCGCGAAGGGATGCGCCAGGTGATCGTGTTTACGCGCACCAAGCATCGCGCCAACCGCCTGTCTGAGTATCTCAGCAAAGCCAGAATCAGCTGCGAGCGCATCCACGGCAACCGCTCCCAGGGGCAGCGTACCGAGGCTCTGGCGGGCTTCAAAAGCGGCAAGTACCGGGTGCTGGTGGCCACAGACATCGCCTCGCGCGGTATCGACATCGAGGCACTCGGACATGTCGTCAACTTCGATGTCCCCCAGGCCGCTGAGGATTACATCCACCGCGTCGGCCGCACGGCGAGAGCCGAGCGCACCGGCGACGCCTTCACCTTCGTCTCCCCCGAAGAAGAAGACCAATTGCGGGCGATCGAGCGCGCCATTGGCAAGCGCCTGCCGCGCCTGACCCTATTAAACTTCGACTATGCCGTTGCACCCCAGGGATCCAGACTTTCCGGCTGA